Proteins from one Panicum virgatum strain AP13 chromosome 7K, P.virgatum_v5, whole genome shotgun sequence genomic window:
- the LOC120641538 gene encoding brassinosteroid-responsive RING protein 1-like has protein sequence MGFPVGYSELVLPKQLLHLLLLLGYIRRFLLSAFHAVGLGDLLDLGDDHQALLQDHHHGGARGPQLGRDHGAPAQALVLQHRRPEFRAVPAMVIEEVLPAVRFDELAACVGGDCAVCLSGIGGGDEVRRLSNCRHAFHRGCLDRWMEHDQRTCPLCRAPLIPDEMAGALWAAAAGVPDASDFDLSYFGAPLTPVPSPTLLRPHELLLSGLGGYQ, from the coding sequence ATGGGCTTCCCGGTGGGCTACTCGGAGCTGGTCCTCCCGAAGCAgctgctccacctcctcctcctgctggggTACATCCGGCGCTTCCTCCTCTCGGCGTTCCACGCTGTGGGCCTCGGCGACCTGCTGGATCTCGGGGACGACCACCAGGCGCTGCTGCAGGACCaccaccacggcggcgcccgcgggcCGCAGCTGGGGCGGGACCACGGCGCGCCGGCGCAGGCGCTGGTGCTGCAGCACCGCCGGCCGGAGTTCCGCGCGGTGCCGGCGATGGTCATCGAGGAGGTGCTCCCCGCGGTGCGCTTCGACGAGCTGGCGGCCTGCGTCGGCGGCGACTGCGCGGTCTGCCTCagcggcatcggcggcggcgacgaggtgcGCCGGCTCAGCAACTGCCGCCACGCCTTCCACCGGGGATGCCTCGACCGCTGGATGGAGCACGACCAGCGCACCTGCCCGCTCTGCCGCGCGCCGCTCATCCCCGACGAGATGGCCGGCGCGctctgggccgccgccgccggcgtgcccgACGCCTCCGACTTCGACCTGTCCTACTTCGGCGCGCCGCTCACGCCGGTGCCCTCCCCGACGCTGCTGCGGCCGCACGAGCTGCTGCTCAGCGGCCTCGGCGGCTACCAGTGA